The following nucleotide sequence is from Amia ocellicauda isolate fAmiCal2 chromosome 2, fAmiCal2.hap1, whole genome shotgun sequence.
TTGACTTATATTTGTGTTaagacaaaaatacaaataacatttttttttcacaagcAGTCAGAACTTGTTACGGATAATATTGCTAAGTCTGGTTGCAAACGTAAAATCAGTGTTTTTCTGCCAGTAGAAAATAACTGCATTTATATCACactgaaaagacaaaaaaaacaggaaaacaagtAAACAACAATGCTTTGTAGAGGCAGCAACCCCTAACTGGATTGCCTAAATTTCATAAACTAATCAATTACATGTAACTGCCATAGATTTGTAATTGTTAATGTCAATATACACTCTTAGATTTTTGGAGACGTACAATCACAACACAAGgtaacattgtttttgtttgtagtcTTTCTATGTTTTTGCTTTAAGTCTTCTACAGTAAACAGTAAGCATGTCTGCAACATTCTGAGTTTCTTTGGGTTATGACTTTTTCTTCTAGGTATTTTCACCATCAATAGGAATATTACATACTTGTACTGTGCTAATAATCTTCATGAGGGCATATCTTAAATACCAGTGCTTTCAAGTTCTTCATTATCCAAGCTCAAGTTGGAATCGGACTTGGAGATCATTACGAGTTTTTCCCTGTTAGTATATTGCCTGGTTATCCCCCTATGTGGTTTATCAGCACTGTCTTGCAGGTCTGGGACAATGCTGCTCTCCTGTTCATTTCCTAAAGCTTCCTTGGTGACTTCACTACTGGATGCTGCAAGATCAGAAGACTCAAAGGATTCTCCTCCTAACTCCCCAAGTTTTATGTAGCCCTTACTGTTTGACCGCTCCAGACGGGGACAGCTGAGCCGTCTGCACCTCTCCCCCTGCTGCTCGCTAGCTGTCGATGGACAATCGCCAAGGTCTATGGACTTGGAATAATCAGAAAGGGCGCTGAGGGAAAGGTTGGAGCCCATTTCCCGTCGGCTGGGAGATGGAGGAAGCAACTGGACTTGTGATCCTTGTGGAGATGTCCGCTGAGCCCCCTGCAGGTTAACTGTGCTCTTAAAACTAGCTGATGGATCTTCTGAAGGAAACGCACTGGTTTTAGAAGTCTCCGCTTTGGTTTCAGTGCTGTCACTGTTGGTGCAATCCATTTTAGCCTCTTCAGAGTCACAAggggctgttttgtttttagcttCTTGCGTCTCTTTGTCAGTGCTCACCGACTGCCGGTTGTTTTCCTCTAAAACACAGTTGTTCAGTTTGATCACTGGAAGAGTAAAAGCGTTGATGGAAGAAGTGACAATTGATCTAGTTTCCCACTTTTTTGGCACAGGTGCCCTTTCAGTTGTCCTGGTTTGGTCCCTGTAAATGCTATAGACTGTCTCTGTAAAACTCTGCCTCTCTCTTGAAAGGCTCCGTCGACTTGCTATGGATTGGCGTCTCATTGCTTGAATACTGCCTCCCTGATCTTGTTGCTTGACTGTCCCCGACACTGTAGAAGGCCAAGAGGTCTTGGCTAGCATGGCAGTACTGTAAGATCCACTAGATTTCCGTTCAGCACTTCTTGACTGCACATAGTTGACAAAACCATTGAGTGGTGTACAGTCTTTAGTCCGTAAACTGTGAATATCTATGACTGTGGAGTAAATGTCTCTTAGGTTGATGATTTTAGTCTTTTTGTCTCTATTTTCATGAAGCACAGCATTGGcacaaatgaaaaggaaaatgcCTATGCCCATTATCAATGGGCCAAATACTTTCAACTTGTCCGAATACAAATATGCTGCCAGAAATTCTGCGAACAAACTTACTGATGGATTAGTGGAGGTGCTGTTGGAGTGACTGTTATTCGGTAAATCTTTGTCAATGTGGTACACATCAAGTCTTTTGCTTGTCTGATTATTAGATTTTGACAATAACTTGTCATGCATGTTTTTGTTACTTGGTAAGTTCTTAGGCAGTTGAACATCTTGAAAAACTGGGCTATGTTTAGGCCAGTATCCCATCACAGCCATGGCTATTCCCACAAGCAGCACTAGTATTCCAATGGCAGCAATCAATCCAGAGATTGAACAGAGCTTCAGTTTTCCCTTAACCACAACCACATCgttcttccttttctttttggcTTTTCTTTTCCGCTTGTTCTGGGCTCGGTTTTTGGATCTGAGGGAATCCTGTCTTCTGGCTGAAATCCGAAGCAGACCTCCAGTTGCTATCATGATCAGTGTTTCACAGCACAGCAGTCACTCATCCTGGAACAGGGAAAACAGAACATTTTAGATTTTCCCTATTACAGCAATATCTATGTCACATTTAATGTACTGCAGCATCAATTTCAATTAATTGTGTTGAAAAGAAGTGTGCTGATACCATCtgtgtttttacatttcagtcgTGGAGCTGTCATTATATCTGTGGGGAAACCTTTTTCACTTAGACTGTTTGTAGACACTCTAACTAATGATCTCAGCAAGAATAGCTTTTGAAGACACTTATCAAAGCTCATAGCCAAGAAGTGAACACGGTTAGTGAGTTAGCAAGACCATTTTATGTCACTTCTTAAGAATCATTTGCAATGCCATTCCCACTGACTCTGGTTTGGGAGGTCTTTACAGATTGTATGTTTGAATAGTTACCAAATTATTTATCATATTTGAAATAGCAGCAAATGAGAGGATTTGcattaaataagaaattaaatgaCACACAGACAATGTAAGTGTGATTTCAAGTACCaaccaaatattaatttcactGGAGACGCAGTGAGGACTGAGCATGTTCCTCCTTAATTGGATCTGTCCTGCTCTTCTTGAAGAATGCAGATTTCTATAAATAGCACAGTCTCAAATGCTGCACTCTCACTCtgacttgtttatttaatttgcttatttattaatgCATGGTAAAAGCAATGTCACTTTCACAAACATGTCTGGTAACACATAGAAGAGAGACATCCATTACAGACAGCCTTGAAACCACATGTTTCCTCATGTGACTGAACAGCAGTCAGTTTCTAACAGGACAG
It contains:
- the tmem200ca gene encoding transmembrane protein 200A, encoding MIATGGLLRISARRQDSLRSKNRAQNKRKRKAKKKRKNDVVVVKGKLKLCSISGLIAAIGILVLLVGIAMAVMGYWPKHSPVFQDVQLPKNLPSNKNMHDKLLSKSNNQTSKRLDVYHIDKDLPNNSHSNSTSTNPSVSLFAEFLAAYLYSDKLKVFGPLIMGIGIFLFICANAVLHENRDKKTKIINLRDIYSTVIDIHSLRTKDCTPLNGFVNYVQSRSAERKSSGSYSTAMLAKTSWPSTVSGTVKQQDQGGSIQAMRRQSIASRRSLSRERQSFTETVYSIYRDQTRTTERAPVPKKWETRSIVTSSINAFTLPVIKLNNCVLEENNRQSVSTDKETQEAKNKTAPCDSEEAKMDCTNSDSTETKAETSKTSAFPSEDPSASFKSTVNLQGAQRTSPQGSQVQLLPPSPSRREMGSNLSLSALSDYSKSIDLGDCPSTASEQQGERCRRLSCPRLERSNSKGYIKLGELGGESFESSDLAASSSEVTKEALGNEQESSIVPDLQDSADKPHRGITRQYTNREKLVMISKSDSNLSLDNEELESTGI